In Haliscomenobacter hydrossis DSM 1100, the DNA window AACAATTATTTCTTTTTTCTACCTTTCAAGTGGATTAACCATTGGAAGTATGAAAAAGACCACACCGTTTTTAGCCTTTATCATTTGTTTACTGGGACTCAACCCAAACGTGTTTAGCCAATCTTATGTACCCGACGCTCGTGAGCCCAAAGCAAAAATAAAACCAGTTGTCCCGCTTCAAGCCTATGCCTTCCCCCTGGAGGATCTGCGCTTGCTACCTGGTAGTGCTTTTTACAATGCGATGGAAAAAGACGCCGCTTATTTGTTAAAAATTGAATCCGATCGTTTGTTGCACCGCTTTTATGCCAATGCTGGATTGCCTACCAAAGCTCCCGTTTATGGGGGCTGGGAGAGCGAAGGGTTGTCCGGGCATACCCTGGGCCATTACCTCTCGGCTTGTGCCTTGATGTATGCGGGCAGCAAAGATGAAAAATACCTCGAACGGGTCAACTACCTCGTTCAGGAACTGGCGCGCTGCCAGGTGGCCCGCAAAACTGGGTACGTGGGAGCCATCCCCAAAGAAGACAGCATATTTGCCCAGGTCGCCCGTGGCGACATTCGTTCTTCTGGCTTTGACCTCAATGGCGGCTGGTCGCCCTGGTACACCATCCACAAAGTGATGGCTGGACTGGCGGATGCCTACCTTTACACCAACAACGATCAGGCCCTACAGGTACTCAGAGGCATGTCCGATTGGACGGCCTCAGTCGTAGACAAACTCAATGATCCCCAGCGCCAAAAAATGCTGAAATGTGAATACGGCGGCATGAACGAAATTTTGGCCAATGTGTATGCTTTCACTGGAGAAAAAAAATACCTCGATCTCTCCTACAAGTTCTACGATGATTTTGTGATGGAGCCGCTTTCCAAAAAAATTGATCCCCTGCCCGGCAAACACTCCAATACCAATGTACCCAAAGCCATTGGCAGCGCACGCCAATATGAACTGACGGGCAATACCCGCGACCAAACCATTGCTTCCTTTTTTTGGGAAACGATGGTCCACAACCATACCTACGTCATCGGCGGCAACAGCAACTACGAATACTGCGGCGACGCGGGTAAACTCAACGACCGCCTCAGCGACAATACCTGCGAAACCTGCAATACCTACAACATGCTCAAGCTGACCCGCCACCTGTTTTGCTGGCAGCCCAGCGCTGAATTGGCCGACTACTACGAGCGGGCTTTGTACAACCACATTTTGGCTTCGCAACACCCTGAAACGGGTATGATGACATATTTTGTACCGCTCAGGATGGGCAGTAAAAAGGAGTTCAGCAATGAGTTTCATACGTTTACCTGCTGCGTAGGCAGCGGTATGGAAAACCACGTCAAATACACCGAGAGCATTTATTACCGCGGGCAGGATGGGAACAGCCTTTACCTCAACCTGTTTATCCCTTCTGAATTGAACTGGAAAGAACGGGGGCTGACCTTGCGCCAGGAAACCAAATTCCCACAAGATGGCAAGGTGACCTTGAGTTTTACTTGTGCCAAATCCCAAAAATTGGCGCTGAACTTGCGCCGTCCCTGGTGGATGAAAGCCGATTGGCAAATCAAAGTAAATGGCAAAGCAGTGCAGCCCGTTGCTGGCACCAATGGTTATTACGTGCTCAATCGTCGCTGGAAAAACGGTGACAAGCTGGAACTGGAAATGCCCATGCAGCTGTACACGGAAAGTATGCCTGACAACCCCAATCGGATTGCCTTTTTGTATGGCCCGCTGGTATTGGCCGGGCAATTGGGCGATAAAATGCCTGACCCGGTTTATGGCACCCCGGTTTTGTTGAGTGCAGAACGGCGGGCGGAACAACTGGTGCAAACCCAAGACCTCCCCACGCTAAAATTTCAAATTCGCCCGGAGGTGGCCAAACCGCTCGCACCCCCACTCATCCCATTTTACCTCAGCAACAAGGAGTACTACAGCGTATATTGGGACTACTTCAGTCCGGAACAATGGGCTGCCCGTCAGGCCGAGTACGAAGCCGAAAAAAAGCGCCAACAAATGATCGAAGCCCAAACCCTGGATTTTTTCCGCATAGGTGAAATGCAACCCGAACGCGACCACAAACTGGAAGCCAGCGAACGCTCTTACGTCAGCGATGCTTTGGGGGTCAATGGCCGGGAGGCCCGCACGGGGCACTATTTTGCTTTTGAGATGAAAGTGCGTCCCGTGGTCAACAACCGCCTGCTCTTTACCTACATCGGCGACGACAAAGACCGCAAATTCGACATCAAAGTGAATGGAAAAGTGTTGCTCACCGAAACACTACAAGGTGGCCAGGTAGGGCGCTTTTACGACCGGGAATACGTCATTCCGGCGGAAATGCTCGGCAGTGGGGAAACCATTACCATCCGGGTAGAAGCGAACTATGGCAAAACTGCGGGCCGGGTGTTTGGGGCGCG includes these proteins:
- a CDS encoding glycoside hydrolase family 127 protein, yielding MKKTTPFLAFIICLLGLNPNVFSQSYVPDAREPKAKIKPVVPLQAYAFPLEDLRLLPGSAFYNAMEKDAAYLLKIESDRLLHRFYANAGLPTKAPVYGGWESEGLSGHTLGHYLSACALMYAGSKDEKYLERVNYLVQELARCQVARKTGYVGAIPKEDSIFAQVARGDIRSSGFDLNGGWSPWYTIHKVMAGLADAYLYTNNDQALQVLRGMSDWTASVVDKLNDPQRQKMLKCEYGGMNEILANVYAFTGEKKYLDLSYKFYDDFVMEPLSKKIDPLPGKHSNTNVPKAIGSARQYELTGNTRDQTIASFFWETMVHNHTYVIGGNSNYEYCGDAGKLNDRLSDNTCETCNTYNMLKLTRHLFCWQPSAELADYYERALYNHILASQHPETGMMTYFVPLRMGSKKEFSNEFHTFTCCVGSGMENHVKYTESIYYRGQDGNSLYLNLFIPSELNWKERGLTLRQETKFPQDGKVTLSFTCAKSQKLALNLRRPWWMKADWQIKVNGKAVQPVAGTNGYYVLNRRWKNGDKLELEMPMQLYTESMPDNPNRIAFLYGPLVLAGQLGDKMPDPVYGTPVLLSAERRAEQLVQTQDLPTLKFQIRPEVAKPLAPPLIPFYLSNKEYYSVYWDYFSPEQWAARQAEYEAEKKRQQMIEAQTLDFFRIGEMQPERDHKLEASERSYVSDALGVNGREARTGHYFAFEMKVRPVVNNRLLFTYIGDDKDRKFDIKVNGKVLLTETLQGGQVGRFYDREYVIPAEMLGSGETITIRVEANYGKTAGRVFGARVLKE